In one window of Musa acuminata AAA Group cultivar baxijiao chromosome BXJ3-2, Cavendish_Baxijiao_AAA, whole genome shotgun sequence DNA:
- the LOC135630862 gene encoding NAC domain-containing protein 76-like isoform X1 produces the protein MVACCECVLRLPPSPLKPISWKNKLPLGLPYCPLLLVFGADQEARFSQASMMPSNGQLSIPPGFRFHPTDEELLYYYLRKKVAYEAIDLDVIRDIDINKLEPWDLKEKCRIGSGPQNEWYFFSHKDKKYPTGTRTNRATTAGFWKATGRDKAIHLSSSKRIGMRKTLVFYTGRAPHGQKTDWIMHEYRLEDRNPDIQEDGWVVCRVFKKKNYQRGIPPEAVMEEDQFSPWKASGSVPADQKQSIQTPYDLSFNASMHLPQLLSSEATISPFVPPLSINSLDLECSQNLMKLTTGGGALLPHDRFPGEWSILDKLLASHQDLDQLFQSKCNPPSQLLDMATSVHRNPFQYLGCEADLLKFSN, from the exons ATGGTTGCTTGCTGTGAGTGTGTCCTACGCTTACCACCCTCTCCCTTAAAGCCCATCTCCTGGAAGAACAAGTTGCCTCTTGGCTTACCTTACTGTCCCTTGCTGCTGGTGTTCGGAGCAGATCAAGAAGCCCGGTTCTCTCAAG CAAGTATGATGCCGAGCAACGGGCAGCTATCGATCCCTCCGGGCTTCCGGTTTCACCCTACAGATGAGGAGCTGCTGTATTATTACTTGAGGAAGAAGGTGGCATATGaagctattgatcttgatgtcatAAGAGATATCGACATCAACAAGCTCGAGCCATGGGACCTCAAAG AGAAGTGCAGAATTGGGTCTGGGCCTCAAAAtgagtggtacttcttcagccaCAAAGACAAGAAGTACCCGACCGGGACTCGAACCAACCGAGCAACAACCGCAGGATTCTGGAAGGCCACCGGGAGAGACAAAGCTATCCACCTTAGCAGCTCCAAGAGGATTGGCATGAGGAAAACCCTAGTGTTCTACACCGGGAGAGCTCCCCATGGACAGAAGACCGATTGGATCATGCATGAGTATCGCCTGGAAGACAGAAACCCAGACATCCAG GAAGATGGATGGGTTGTGTGCAGAGTCTTCAAGAAGAAGAACTACCAAAGGGGCATTCCTCCAGAAGCAGTCATGGAAGAAGACCAGTTCAGTCCTTGGAAGGCAAGTGGATCTGTTCCAGCAGATCAGAAGCAAAGCATCCAAACCCCATACGACCTCTCATTCAATGCCTCCATGCATCTCCCTCAGCTCTTGAGCTCTGAGGCCACAATCTCACCCTTTGTGCCACCACTCTCCATCAACTCTCTGGACCTCGAGTGCTCTCAGAACCTCATGAAACTGACAACAGGAGGAGGAGCTCTTCTTCCACATGATAGGTTTCCTGGGGAGTGGTCAATCTTGGACAAGCTTCTGGCTTCTCATCAAGACCTAGACCAGCTGTTTCAGAGCAAGTGCAATCCACCTTCTCAGCTCCTGGACATGGCGACATCGGTCCATAGGAATCCTTTCCAGTATCTTGGCTGTGAGGCTGATCTACTGAAGTTCTCTAACTAA
- the LOC135630862 gene encoding NAC domain-containing protein 76-like isoform X2, protein MMPSNGQLSIPPGFRFHPTDEELLYYYLRKKVAYEAIDLDVIRDIDINKLEPWDLKEKCRIGSGPQNEWYFFSHKDKKYPTGTRTNRATTAGFWKATGRDKAIHLSSSKRIGMRKTLVFYTGRAPHGQKTDWIMHEYRLEDRNPDIQEDGWVVCRVFKKKNYQRGIPPEAVMEEDQFSPWKASGSVPADQKQSIQTPYDLSFNASMHLPQLLSSEATISPFVPPLSINSLDLECSQNLMKLTTGGGALLPHDRFPGEWSILDKLLASHQDLDQLFQSKCNPPSQLLDMATSVHRNPFQYLGCEADLLKFSN, encoded by the exons ATGATGCCGAGCAACGGGCAGCTATCGATCCCTCCGGGCTTCCGGTTTCACCCTACAGATGAGGAGCTGCTGTATTATTACTTGAGGAAGAAGGTGGCATATGaagctattgatcttgatgtcatAAGAGATATCGACATCAACAAGCTCGAGCCATGGGACCTCAAAG AGAAGTGCAGAATTGGGTCTGGGCCTCAAAAtgagtggtacttcttcagccaCAAAGACAAGAAGTACCCGACCGGGACTCGAACCAACCGAGCAACAACCGCAGGATTCTGGAAGGCCACCGGGAGAGACAAAGCTATCCACCTTAGCAGCTCCAAGAGGATTGGCATGAGGAAAACCCTAGTGTTCTACACCGGGAGAGCTCCCCATGGACAGAAGACCGATTGGATCATGCATGAGTATCGCCTGGAAGACAGAAACCCAGACATCCAG GAAGATGGATGGGTTGTGTGCAGAGTCTTCAAGAAGAAGAACTACCAAAGGGGCATTCCTCCAGAAGCAGTCATGGAAGAAGACCAGTTCAGTCCTTGGAAGGCAAGTGGATCTGTTCCAGCAGATCAGAAGCAAAGCATCCAAACCCCATACGACCTCTCATTCAATGCCTCCATGCATCTCCCTCAGCTCTTGAGCTCTGAGGCCACAATCTCACCCTTTGTGCCACCACTCTCCATCAACTCTCTGGACCTCGAGTGCTCTCAGAACCTCATGAAACTGACAACAGGAGGAGGAGCTCTTCTTCCACATGATAGGTTTCCTGGGGAGTGGTCAATCTTGGACAAGCTTCTGGCTTCTCATCAAGACCTAGACCAGCTGTTTCAGAGCAAGTGCAATCCACCTTCTCAGCTCCTGGACATGGCGACATCGGTCCATAGGAATCCTTTCCAGTATCTTGGCTGTGAGGCTGATCTACTGAAGTTCTCTAACTAA
- the LOC103976597 gene encoding non-specific lipid-transfer protein A-like yields MARLLFLVAILAAAMLRASSDTHTDCGIAQTAFGECVPYVTGKDPSLSDQCCSGVKSIKELTPTVEDRRAICACLVQELKDAGGSVDSSKASGLAGACGVSTNVIPTSLSFDCSKIA; encoded by the exons ATGGCTCGTCTCTTGTTTCTCGTAGCGATTCTGGCGGCTGCCATGCTGAGGGCGTCGTCGGACACGCACACGGACTGCGGGATAGCGCAGACGGCGTTCGGTGAATGCGTGCCGTACGTGACCGGGAAAGACCCGTCGCTCTCGGACCAGTGTTGCAGCGGCGTCAAGAGCATCAAGGAGCTGACACCCACGGTGGAGGACCGCCGGGCGATCTGTGCATGCCTCGTCCAAGAGCTCAAAGATGCCGGAGGTTCTGTCGACTCGTCAAAGGCCAGCGGCCTTGCGGGGGCTTGTGGCGTCTCCACTAACGTCATCCCCACCAGCCTCAGCTTTGACTGCTCCAA GATTGCATGA
- the LOC135631402 gene encoding uncharacterized protein LOC135631402 — MAEKEGGVVKEGHEEGMRQALSLLEEFGLPMGLLPLADVVEVGFVSATGYMWIVQKSKVEHNFKMVSKLVSYDKLIHGYVEKGRIRKLKGVKAKELLLWPPVHEITMNEDPATGKIHFKSLAGVTKTFPVEAFALGQ; from the coding sequence ATGGCCGAGAAGGAAGGCGGCGTCGTGAAGGAGGGCCACGAGGAGGGCATGAGGCAGGCGCTGTCCCTCCTGGAGGAGTTCGGCCTCCCCATGGGCCTCCTCCCGCTGGCCGACGTCGTCGAGGTGGGCTTCGTGAGTGCCACCGGCTACATGTGGATCGTGCAGAAGAGCAAGGTGGAGCACAACTTCAAGATGGTGAGCAAGCTCGTGAGCTACGACAAGCTGATCCACGGCTACGTGGAGAAGGGCCGTATCAGGAAGCTGAAGGGGGTGAAGGCGAAGGAGCTGCTGCTGTGGCCTCCCGTCCACGAGATCACCATGAACGAGGACCCGGCCACCGGGAAGATCCACTTCAAGAGCCTCGCAGGCGTCACCAAGACCTTCCCTGTCGAGGCCTTCGCCTTGGGCCAGTAG
- the LOC103976491 gene encoding transcription factor bHLH30, with translation MGSLPDGDPGFFRGFPNGLGFSSGTDGSSSSVVLDQERSNLVGAPSRLEGGGALDAKTAMAMKSHCEAERRRRERINGHLAVLRSMVPCADKLDKAALLAEVIGHVKKLKRNAVEISKGYTIPSDTDEVRVEVQGDAMSTGGFMVKACLCCEDRPWILADLRQTLHSLHLQTIRAEISTLGGRIKNVFVMRSAKNSRNIDRHHFVASVHQALKSILERINSQVDFLPRATFANKRQKISLLESSSSASGLLH, from the exons ATGGGTTCTCTTCCAGATGGGGATCCGGGGTTCTTTAGAGGGTTTCCTAATGGTCTGGGGTTCAGTTCTGGAACGGATGGGTCTTCGTCCTCGGTCGTGTTGGATCAGGAAAGGAGTAACCTTGTGGGGGCGCCTTCGAGGCTCGAGGGCGGAGGGGCTCTGGACGCCAAAACGGCGATGGCGATGAAGAGCCACTGCGAGGCCGAGAGGCGGCGGAGGGAGAGGATAAATGGCCACCTTGCCGTGCTGAGGAGCATGGTCCCCTGCGCCGACAAG TTGGACAAAGCTGCCTTGTTGGCCGAAGTCATTGGTCATGTAAAGAAACTCAAGAGGAATGCTGTAGAAATCAGCAAAGGCTACACCATTCCATCTGATACCGATGAGGTGAGGGTTGAAGTTCAAGGAGATGCAATGAGCACCGGCGGTTTTATGGTCAAAGCATGTCTATGTTGTGAGGACCGGCCATGGATCCTTGCAGATCTAAGACAAACACTTCACAGCTTGCATCTTCAAACTATTAGAGCCGAGATTTCAACTTTAGGTGGTCGAATCAAAAACGTGTTTGTGATGAGATCTGCGAAAAACTCCAGAAACATCGACAGGCATCATTTTGTGGCTTCTGTTCACCAGGCTCTGAAGTCCATACTCGAGAGAATCAATTCACAAGTGGACTTTCTGCCGAGGGCCACATTTGCTAACAAAAGGCAAAAAATCTCACTGTTGGAGTCATCGAGCTCCGCTTCAGGACTATTACATTGA